The Devosia sp. 1566 sequence GTTGACGCCTGCCGGCCTATCCCCTATAGAGCCCACGACCTGGCGGCTCCTGTGCCGCCGCTTTCATTTCGCCCCGTACCCTGCTGCGCATTTTGCGCATCTCGTCCGGATGGACCGCAAGAGGACCGTTATGGCCAATACGCCTTCAGCCAAAAAGGCTACCCGCAAGATTGAAGCCCGCACCGCGGTCAACAAGTCGCGCCGCTCGCGCGTTCGCACCTTCATCCGCAAGGTTGAGGAAGCCATTGTTGCCGGCGATCACGCCACTGCCATGCAGGCGCTCCGTGCCGCTGAGCCCGAGATCAACCGGGCTGCCACCAAGGGCATCGTCCATGCCAATCTGGCTGCTCGCAAGGTGTCTCGCCTCAACAACCGCGTTAAGGCTTTGAGCGTCTGATCCCTGCCTTTGCAGAAACGAGCCAAGCATTGAACGGGCCCCGCAAGGGGCCCTTTTTTATTGCCCGATCGCGGGGTGCTTTTTTGCCTTTGTCGGCAGATTGTGTCAGCTGCGTGAATGCGGCACGCCAAAGGGTGTGACAAAGCGCTGCGACAAAAAGCGCGGTATAATCAAAGGCTTGCTTTGATTCTGCATTGTCGGCCGCAGCTTCCAATTTCC is a genomic window containing:
- the rpsT gene encoding 30S ribosomal protein S20; protein product: MANTPSAKKATRKIEARTAVNKSRRSRVRTFIRKVEEAIVAGDHATAMQALRAAEPEINRAATKGIVHANLAARKVSRLNNRVKALSV